The following nucleotide sequence is from Drosophila takahashii strain IR98-3 E-12201 chromosome 3L, DtakHiC1v2, whole genome shotgun sequence.
AATACTAAAGCCAATCCCATCAATTTTGTAATAACAGACGgatacttataaattaaatcgTCTGGTTATGCTGGTCAAGACTACATAAAATTAATTCCGCAAGATTATTGTTATAAATGATATGAAATTTTgcgattaataaataattcttaCTCTGATGCCTGCTCTACCTATGTAAATGATTGGTGAAATTGCAATCTCTAATGCTCCGTAATTTTTTCAATCCATCAACAACAGTcgtctttaatataaatagtCTGTCTTTTTAATTTCCCAAAGCCTGAAGACCTCCGTTTTTTTATAAGCTGACTATAGTTTGCATGACCCCGATTCATTTCCGCCCGAAATTATAATACTGTCTTTCAAGTTacacaaaacaatttgtttaattaattaataatctaCAATTGTGATTttgttaaattgaatttagttTCTAATTTTGCTTATCGtgaaattatttcttagagttcatatttaactatttaaattcgattcagaattttaaaataatttatgttttatgttAAGGGTTGTGAGTGCAATTTTTAACCCTAGTCCGCCTATTAAAGAGGAGTATCGAGTTTATTTTTGATAGTCGAAATAATTGGATATTAGCAACGGCTTAaagatgtttaaaaataatacacaaATTCACAGTCTCACATATATCACATTTAAAAAGTGATTTCATTCAGCTAATTACTCTTTTTCTGTcacttttatttacttattatttttattacactgTACCGGGatgtttcttttaatattcacAAGTTTCATATGTggcaaacataaatattttaaaacacgacatttttaaaatgctatCGAGGTAAAACCCATTTTCATAGAgaagtaaaaacaaatattttattgaacttTCAATTGGTAAAAAACgaaccgattaaaaaaataatttgtaaacctaTTTTGAAAAccgttgaaaatattttctatcagatattttcttcttttcttttccatcTACAAAACGGTTGCTTTTCAGAATATGTGTACCTCAacagttattaaaaaaacaaatattaaattaccaacatttacatttatacCTAAACAGAAATAATATATGCCTAGTTTCGCAAgtctgaatattttatttacatttattatattattaatatatttatttttaaaactataaaaagcGTTTAGTCGCCAAAATGTTGAAAATCTAAGGTACGCTTTTGTAAATCGATTTGGCCTAGATTCTACATTTGGGGGCACGACCACCTTATCAATACTCTGCTcattttagtaatttttatgaatattgtgtgtaacacatacatatacatacatgtaTATTTGTTCAATTTAGCATTCAAcctctaatattaattacagcatttaaaaaatttaagtttgaCTTGTTTGATGCGCATTTATAATAATTGGTATTGCTATTTGAGGATAAATAGAAACTAGTGGATGTTAAAAGAGAATGAAAATGTCCACATAgaactattttaaaaggctGAGAATTATGActtgaagaaattttttttttattatgttgAGCACTAACAAAATCCAAGTCAAATCAATTAAGAGTAGTAAAGAGtgactaaaatttaaaataaataataactaaaagGGATGTATGAAGTTGTAAAATcttgttatatttaaatttttagtccCATTCTATTTTGCAAAATCAGCTCAGATTATACTACCCCGAACTTTAACTATacataatgaaaatatttataaaagtaaCTAGATTTATTAGTATGTAAGACCTGCCTTATCAACTGTAACCTAAAGTATCATAATggataattttttatgaaagaCTTTTTAAGAATAAATGCTCATAAGAAACGGGAACTTCTCCATAACTTGAAATTCAACAGTTTAAGCTCATAACAAAGCCTTTAACTTGACACCTTGGGCAGATAAGGAAAACTAACAaaccaaaagtgtgaaaagtAGGGCTTCGCTTTCCTTatataaaatctataaaagaAGTTGTTAGAATATTTTCCGTAACTCTCTTTTTCttattgttgattaaaaccgGGAAtggcaattttaaattattttcattgcaaagattcattaaaaacaattattgtCACCATAATCACTTGATTGAAGAACCACTTGTTGGAAGAAGAAATTTCGAAACGATTCATGAAAATGTGAAGGTTGCGAAATTGGTGCGGCGCGTAGGTAATTATGAGTAATACGACCAAGTACATACGAAAAAGAAGTCGAAAACGGGTTAGCCAGCACAGGAAATGTGAATCAGTAGGTGATTTTTACTAAGAAGAAAACTCTCACAATATTCAAAAAACCCTTTTTAACTTGTCTGGTTTCTCACTCTGAAAATCAGTCCACAAAGTCACAATTACGACCACAAACTCCAGTTTTTTCATATGGGAGTGCAGCATTTACATAGATATGTAATGCCttcgtacatacatatgtacaacgGTGTACACAGATAACATGTGTCTCTTTTTCCGTGGGCCTAATTTTCCGATAAGGTaaataaacacacacactcgcaatCGCCGTGATAAACTCCGTGTAGGCAGCACTTTGGCTTTCGGTTGAATAAAATACAGAAATGCACAATCCACAGTTGAatcttttcaaaaatgtttggcCAACATACAAACAAACgtaggtgtgtgtgtgtatacctttataatttaaagtcgAGACCACTGCGCAAACAACTTTGCTGGAACGACTAATACTCGACGATTTCGTTGGTTGTTCGTTAATTCGGGGGATCACTCTCATCGGGCTGACTTTTCATTCATCACCGAATTCTGGAGCACTAAACGCGGATtcacattaattaaatttccagcTGCATGTATGCACCATTAACTACGATCGTCGATAACACTCCGCCCGCTATTCTCTCCCCAAAAATGCCAACATCGATTAGATCGGTTCGAGAGATCGAGTAACAATCGACTTATCGGCCGGGCAGATTATCGAATAGTAACCGCCAGAGTTCAAATGAAATCTATCAGATCGTTTGgtgtaaattcaaaatatcaCCTAGTTACTATCTTAGCCCTAACAATTGTGTCCTATTATCCAAAACCGAAAATATCTAAAAGAAACcactttcttgtttcaaaagaGGAGGTCCATAAGCTAACCACTAAATAGTCAGCataatttctttcaaattaTACAAACAACATCAAATCTCTTTAAAACTGGAGAAACTAAATTTAACCCctccttttaaattatttgactGTAAACAGTTggtcgcattttatttattccttCCTATTGTTTTGATGAAAACGACCCCGATGAAAGTTACAGAAAGTAAAGTAATTtgggttaaataaataaataaataaaggttCTAAGATATAGTTTTCCTGCGCCATTTTCTTTCTTCAAACCGTTTTCGGataaagaaaaacttaaagcaATTAAGGAAAAATCAATATGGCTTGCTATTATTCTTCgtcattatatttataattcctattaacttttgtaaacataaatattttcttaatatgGAACTTGTAAAAAACTGTGTTGGTGCGTAGGGCAactactttaaaataattcgaaattaaaaatattttaaatatgaaaccaAAATACAGAAACTGGTTCCTAGAAATATCAAAATCTTTGTTGAGAAAACAGTGACCTCTGGCGAGAAATACATTTTGGGATACATTTAGTTATATCTTCATAGCtcataacaataaataaagtaaattccCAAGAAATTCTGAAACCCATCGCAGGACACCAAACTTGGAACCCTGCGTTCCCCATAATCCGCATTGCAATGGTTTCGCAATTTAAGAAATGTAACCCGTTTGGGGGAGTTTCCTTTTTGAAGGTGTATCTTGTAGCTTATTCCACTGATGTTTGTTGTTATATTCCGTTTCTGATTCACCACATGGGGTTATGCAACCTTTAATCACTTTTACACTTATTCATAAAACAATATGATTATGGTAAGCCGTCGAACGTATTTGTGATAAACAATACGTACGtacatatttttgcatttttcggaTAAAAATCACTAGCACTGTAAATGCGTATTGGCGTGGAAACACTTATTGAATCGCATATCGTCGTTTATGCTCGCAGTCACATTAAAAGCACAGCGCGACTTCTGATTGAAACATACTTTTCCTTCATTCAATTGCAAGCCACCGACGCACAGTATGCCGCGATTTAAACCAATATAAACCGCAGTCAATGAGAACAGAAATTCAACTGATTCGAATTTTCGTCATCGCCGTTCTCTTGGTCCTTTCATGTTGTGTTATATCCTGTTGCAACCTCGAACTGGAACCCCGAGCACAAACACAAACCATTCAACCCCGTCGAGGTATGAAACACCCCCCATTTCCCCTCAATATTACAGACACACCCTCATGTTATTTGATCCGTTTTACATATCTCGTAAATATACCGATTTTTTGCAGATAATGTCCCTGGCTAACAAAATTCCCAATGCAAGGGGTAATGTTGTGTAAAATATGTTACATTTTACTATTTTCCCAACTTCACAAGAAGTCCCATTATTGCGCCTTCATAATGTTATCCTTTATTATGGTTAAATacattattcaaattttactttctagtgttttgtgtgttacttttaatatttgccaACAATTTATATGGTGTCtccaaagtaaatatattttttttccgacCCGTATCAGTTAAATGTTTGTTAGCTAAATAGATTTTTATCAAAGACCGTAAAAAGTCCTTGGGAGATTTTTATATTAGGTTTCGTAGAGTCATGGGTGGCGCCATCCGGTGGGATTTTCCTACAAAAAATCCTCGACTTTCCACCGCTGGAAAATAttgggaatttatttattgttacgATACGGATTTTGGTTGGAAAAGATTTCTGTGCCACCCGTGAATAAACAAATGTAAAAGGACCAATACTatctttattaaattgttgtaTTTTTCAGATTTTCTGACCTCGTCTTATGATAACGAATCTATGTCTTATTTTATGCCACTTAGGTATCATAAGTGTCGGTTTTGTACATAAGGTCAGAAAGTTCAAAAAGATTATAAATATGCAGGACCTTAACTTTGTTCCGAGTCGTCTAAGGGAAAGTTTTTCATGGCCCTATTCCTGGCTTCATATTTattcttatatattttattcttgattttagagAAAGAACTACGGATGTCCGTTTGAAATTCTATTTGCGAATAGTTGTCCCTTTTCACGGCTTGGTACAGGGCGTGTATCAAGTTGTTGTATTTCCTCAggccctttttgttttgttttccagaaaaattcatttcgaaaagtattttttcatCGATTATTCTTTGTAGGTTCATTGCAACTCCGCCAGGGACTAGCAATCCCTTGAAAATGGGAATATAGAAattcaaattgttttgaaCTTTCTCTTCCAAGCTTTCCAATTCTTCGAAGGATTCAACAGGCAAATGTGGATTGGCCGGCCAGCTGTCATTGTTATCAAGCAATTTAGAGACTCCCGCTAAAATCTTGGGATTCGTGTCTTTCACAATTTTCTCAACTCTCCGAATAGCGTCGCTCAGTCGCCTGATTTCGTCAGCCACACCTTTGGAAGTTTCGGGTAAATCGATGAATGGATCCATTTCGGGAATTTTCTGTGGCCGAATATTTTGGTCAATGAGTTCATCATGGAATTTGTTCAGCTGGATGGGCATTTCATTTTCAAAGTCTTCACTGCCCATCTCGGACTTGGAATCCATTTGCAAGCCGGGGCTCGGTAGTTCTACATTTTCAATGACGGGACCATCTGCAATGAAGGGCAATGATCAGTTTCTATTGCACGAAATATGGAATACTTCTTACCATTTCTCGAGAGACGGCTGACTTTTTGGGGGCGAAGTGAGCGACGCTCCCCATCGCCGAACGAACCTTTTCGCTTGCCGGGTGTACGTTCTATCGGGTTATCCTCCTGGTTACTATCCTGCTGGAGCCCCTTGATCTGCAGCGATTCGGCGGCTTTGAGGAGATCGGCCAGCTGGCTCTGGGGAATGTGCACCTCCCCGCGGTACATGTAGATCATCAGGGCGCGCAGCTCCTGGTACTTGATGTCCTTCAACATAAAGATGGGGTGCTTGTCGTACTGTTCCTGCAGCAGGGCCTGTGTGGCATGGTTTTTATCAAAAGCAATTCTCTTCGATCCGGAGGGTGGGTTGCACTCACCGCAAAGTAGGGACTAAAGGCCGACAGCACCAGTTTGTGGGCCTTGTGATACTTTCCCTCGGCGGCGACTGTGCAATCGGCCAACGATTCGTTCTCCAGCAGATTTTCAAACACCCCGGCCAATGTCGACTGGTGGTGGCTCCAACTCAGGCAGAGCTGATGCTGATGATCCATTTTGAGGTATTCTCTTGGGAGGTTCCGCCAAAACTTTGAAAACTGCTCCAAATACATGGGGATTCAGTTGTACAGTTTGCAAATACAAGATGGGAAATGATTACCTTTTCCTGTGGTGTTGTGAATTTGGCGAAAAATGCGAatagttttataaaaactcTTTAGCAAGTACTGTAATtcgaaaccaaaaaaaaattgctcttTTCCTCAGTGTGACCAGAAAAATATTGCAGAATATTACCAAACTCAACCGAGGCGCCAATTctgaaaattaacatttaggGTATTCCCGTGGTAGATATTGATGaaccaaaatataaattaaatattgcgttcttttattattattcaaagtttgaattttaaacacaaaacaGAAACGTAGTCCaagggaaaacatttttttacctaattatttataacgttgttttaaatatatgtgaAGTTCACATTGTGAACCTGTACAAAGAAATCTTTTAATAActtgaaaaataaagtttgcatTCGAATTTCCTTGGTAGTTTTTTTTACGGCTTTGGCCTGATTAGCATTTTACACGATTTGAGAGAATGTTGTTGGCCCATATTCCAGAGGCCCCAAAAAATTAAGTCGCAGTTCGtaccaatatttttaaatttgtagtaTGTTCCGTTTAAATTGCtgaaagtaaatttaaaagtaatgatATGTTTAATAAGACAAAGACAAGACTCTAAAATAGTACTCTTACCATATATAATTGTCCCACCATTTATCACGGAAAGAACAATTAACACAGTCCGCTAAAGCATTCCCAGCATTTCCTGAATATTCGCCAACGGACTTCAACTTATAGTTTTCCGTTGCGCTTCCGACAACAAAGTGATCATATCTTGCAAAAGCTTTAGCGCCGTCAAAATCGACAAGTTCAATATACAATTCATATCTACGACTTGTTGTTACCCTATGCAATCTATGAAGGCCTATCCAGAATTCCGTGCCAAGATCACCAAATCCAACTTCATAACAAACTCGATATCGGTCAAAAGAGACACTTCCATCGACACGACGCTGAATGACCATCCAATCAGAACCGGCTGAAGGAATACTCTCAAAAGCAGCTGCGAACGTTTTTCCATTATCaacatttacaaatttaattaaagggaCTTTTGTGCAGTTGAGGTATACAGGTTCATTTGCTTCATCTGATGTAATTTTCTGCTCTTCCTTCTCCTTCAGATTGTCTGCATATTTCATGACCTTCTCATtcaattcaaaaattttagcGTCCTTTTCTTGTACTGTACATTCAAGCTTAgcaattttggtattcaattCTTCAATCTCTTTCTTATGCTGATCCTTAAAGTCTATAGGGACTGATGTTTTTTCATCTTCAACTTTTATAGAATGACCCTTGCTCAATTCGAGTGCATTTTTCAATTCCAAAACTTGGGCTTGCAATTGCTTTGCGCTTAAGTCTTTGCTTTGATTAACTAAATCAATCGACATGTGCAAGGACTTTATTAACTCGTCcttaaaaattgacttttccttttcaCTTGCTAAATGAATTTCCGCAATGGTCAACTTGGCAACCAGATCATTTATCTTTGTGTTATTCTTTCTAATGGTCTTCCTTAGTCCTTGTACGATCCTTTTTTGTTCGCTTGCCACACAGCTGAAATCTTCAACATCCGAATCGCTGCTGGGCTGGAAAAAAGATCGTATTGTTTATACTCACTGCATAAAGATGACTATAATGAAACTTACCGAATTGTTTTCAGTGGTTGAGCCTTCCACAGATCCTCGAGGGTTCTGCGAGAGATTATTTAAGTTGTCGGGTTTCATGGCGACCAATTTACAAATGCGCAATTATCAGATAACTTTTAAGTGCGCCAAGTGCATTATTATTCATTAACGAGTGTGGCCAGCTTTCAGCCgcctaatatatttttaaagccattCACAAATAACACTGGCCtacaaaataattaggtttgacgtattttttttttatattttatagttgaaaattttaattttaatttagcaATAGAAACCTATTTAGTAATCATTCAAAGgtgacaaaaataaattctttgaaGTAAAGAACGCATTTTATAAGCATTaatagttattaatattataagccTCTATTGTCAATAAAAGTAGTACTACCTAGTCAAGGCTATTATACAAAACATTTCATTCTGCTTATGactttattttcctttattttttttgttcttacgGTTTTGGTCTGATTAGCATTTTACACGATTTCAGAGAATATCTTTTCCCCATATTCCAAAGGCCCCACCAAATTCCATCCCAGCTATCCAAAAGAACTTTAGATCCGCAGTATTTTCCATTCAAATtactgaaaaataaagaaatattaatattatattttatattaatatttttcgagttTATGACACTTTTGAGAGACCCTCTAATAAATTATACATACCAGTTTCTATGGCCCCACCATTTGTAATTGGGATTATAACCAAATACATTTTCCTGAGTATATGCTTCGTTTATATGACTCCTCAAGGCATCTCCAGCATTTCCCGAATATTCACCAAGATTAACCAATTTGTAATTCTCCCTGGGGCCTCCGACAACAAAGTGGTCATATCTTGCAAAAGCAGTTACATCATCAAAGTCAACAAGGTGAATATATAATTCAAGTCTACGATTTGTTGTCATCCTATGAATTTTTTCGAGGCCAAGCCAGAATTCTCCATCTAAATCTCCGCAacctttttctattttgttaCCTATTTCTGAATCGAAACTTCCATCGATACGGCGTTGGATGACCATCCAACCTGTGCCGGCTGAAGGAATATCCTCAAAAACTGCTCCAAAGGGTTCGAAATCGGGAAGAGTTACTAATTTCATGGAAGGAATTTTTGACGAGTTGAGAAATACATGTGGGGATTCACTTGTGTCCTCAGTATTCGAGGAAAACTGGgccaattgtttttccattttcattagctTATCATCCTTCTCCAGAaccttattttccaatttcataattttaagtttcgattcgtcaattttaaattccagCCTGGCGATTTGCTCTTCTTTCTCTCTTAGGTTGCTTTCATATTTCTGAGTCGTGTCAACTGCATTGTTCTTCTTTTTCAATTTAGCAATTTCTGCATTTAACTCGTcaattttctttctgtgttgTTCATTTGAGTCCTCTGAACCAGAGGTTTCCCCAATAAAACAATTACTCCGGCTCAAATGTAGAGCACTTTGAAGATCGTCGATTTGAGTTTGCATTTTCTGTATGCTGAACTCTTTTGTTTGGTTAACTAAATCGATCGTCGTTTGTAAGGTCTTAATAAAATTGTCCTTATCCTTTATGCTGTTTTCAAGTAAATTGACCTTTTCCTTTTGggctttaaaattgatttcaacTTCTGCCAACTTGCGCTCCAGATCAGAGATTTTTTGATTATGTTTTTCTCTAGTTTTCCGAAGTCCCTGGGCGCTTGTCCCAACAAATTCCATTTCGGAATCACTGCTGTGCTGAAATATAAACTCTTTTTACAATTGAATCGAATTAAGCACGATTGAGCTCACCGAATTGTTCTCAGTGCTGGAGTTTTGGGAAGATCGCTCTTTTGACAAGTTGTTCATGTTATCCGGTTTCATAGTTCCTCAATTTCTTAGCATTGGGAGCCCCCAAATAATATTAGTATTGCTCAAATTTAATATAACGTAATTGGTGAACAGCGATTGATTAACAATacaaaaaccataaatattagcaatgaaaatacatataaatcttTATCTTCTGATGTGACCAGTTCTACACTATATCTTTAAGTATTTTTCTGACTGATATGGTACAACTAATAATAAGGGTATTCCATAAAACTTCATTTAGAAAATGTTGATtggaaaaaactttttgaaaatcattcctaaaaaaaagttttcaaaccTCTCCTCATGATAgaggtaaaaaataaaatcgtatGTATTAGAAGattatgaaatattatctaaggACGTAAATGGTAGATGGTTCCGATTCCCAAGATGTAAAACACTTTAATATTTCCAACATTTTCATAATCTTTTATTGTTCTTATACTTTCACATACATTAACATGCCCGTTATATGAAAATGCTTGATAAAATATAGCTTCGTAGAGTTGATCTTTAATATTCGTTTAACGTCACTaccacacaaaacaaaaatcagaGCACAATCGTTAAGTGTTAACAGTTTacgcatatttatttttatgtattggGAACATCCAGAGAaatcaatatataaaaaaaatatgatgttTATATG
It contains:
- the LOC108060784 gene encoding uncharacterized protein; this translates as MDHQHQLCLSWSHHQSTLAGVFENLLENESLADCTVAAEGKYHKAHKLVLSAFSPYFAALLQEQYDKHPIFMLKDIKYQELRALMIYMYRGEVHIPQSQLADLLKAAESLQIKGLQQDSNQEDNPIERTPGKRKGSFGDGERRSLRPQKVSRLSRNDGPVIENVELPSPGLQMDSKSEMGSEDFENEMPIQLNKFHDELIDQNIRPQKIPEMDPFIDLPETSKGVADEIRRLSDAIRRVEKIVKDTNPKILAGVSKLLDNNDSWPANPHLPVESFEELESLEEKVQNNLNFYIPIFKGLLVPGGVAMNLQRIIDEKILFEMNFSGKQNKKGLRKYNNLIHALYQAVKRDNYSQIEFQTDIRSSFSKIKNKIYKNKYEARNRAMKNFPLDDSEQS
- the LOC108060808 gene encoding fibrinogen-like protein 1; this translates as MKPDNMNNLSKERSSQNSSTENNSHSSDSEMEFVGTSAQGLRKTREKHNQKISDLERKLAEVEINFKAQKEKVNLLENSIKDKDNFIKTLQTTIDLVNQTKEFSIQKMQTQIDDLQSALHLSRSNCFIGETSGSEDSNEQHRKKIDELNAEIAKLKKKNNAVDTTQKYESNLREKEEQIARLEFKIDESKLKIMKLENKVLEKDDKLMKMEKQLAQFSSNTEDTSESPHVFLNSSKIPSMKLVTLPDFEPFGAVFEDIPSAGTGWMVIQRRIDGSFDSEIGNKIEKGCGDLDGEFWLGLEKIHRMTTNRRLELYIHLVDFDDVTAFARYDHFVVGGPRENYKLVNLGEYSGNAGDALRSHINEAYTQENVFGYNPNYKWWGHRNCNLNGKYCGSKVLLDSWDGIWWGLWNMGKRYSLKSCKMLIRPKP
- the LOC138912919 gene encoding fibrinogen-like protein 1 is translated as MKPDNLNNLSQNPRGSVEGSTTENNSPSSDSDVEDFSCVASEQKRIVQGLRKTIRKNNTKINDLVAKLTIAEIHLASEKEKSIFKDELIKSLHMSIDLVNQSKDLSAKQLQAQVLELKNALELSKGHSIKVEDEKTSVPIDFKDQHKKEIEELNTKIAKLECTVQEKDAKIFELNEKVMKYADNLKEKEEQKITSDEANEPVYLNCTKVPLIKFVNVDNGKTFAAAFESIPSAGSDWMVIQRRVDGSVSFDRYRVCYEVGFGDLGTEFWIGLHRLHRVTTSRRYELYIELVDFDGAKAFARYDHFVVGSATENYKLKSVGEYSGNAGNALADCVNCSFRDKWWDNYICNLNGTYYKFKNIGTNCDLIFWGLWNMGQQHSLKSCKMLIRPKP